Proteins encoded by one window of Streptomyces uncialis:
- a CDS encoding AAA family ATPase, with the protein MPNYADSLRHLDSYVSARVPVIALRTIEQQRALRLLREAAGRPSRSGMPFWIYTRATGLRDLRTHAAVHDDRSLTGAMEFAASQFAARANATVILVDPHDVASDTPAVRHIAELARLAENNMGSVVLVSDTPVWSGLQRLGMGLMLDLPDAEEMYGILSGFLTDHRGRFPIEWDEDDARRAAEFLSGATESECVNLMATVAAKGSVKKEDVLALAQAKDRIFSDITGLERIHLKDADYQVGGLTSLRTWLRRRNQLIHSDLRHSHLRPPRGVLLVGVPGCGKSLSAKAVAQEWQLPLYRLDMASIHGKYWGESEGNMRAALETADRVAPCVLWIDEIEKGLAGGAGEVTGVGQRVIGHFLFWLQESQSRSFVVATANDVRSLPPELLRKGRFDELFFVDLPDPEDRKEIITLYFGRYLGKDPEPAELDRLVDLSEGFAGSDIESALHDVGAEALLDGGVENLRPSFVQDTFANTVPMIRVNPERIEEIRAWGRERAVPAGRSSLSSAPGATTPGRRILLMGD; encoded by the coding sequence ATGCCGAACTACGCCGACAGCCTGCGTCACCTCGACAGCTATGTCTCCGCCCGGGTACCCGTCATCGCGCTCCGCACCATCGAGCAGCAGCGCGCCCTGCGGCTGCTCCGCGAGGCGGCGGGGCGGCCGAGCCGCAGCGGGATGCCGTTCTGGATCTACACCAGGGCGACCGGGCTGCGGGACCTCCGCACCCACGCGGCCGTCCACGACGACCGGTCGCTGACCGGCGCCATGGAGTTCGCCGCCTCCCAGTTCGCCGCACGGGCCAACGCCACCGTGATCCTCGTCGACCCGCACGATGTCGCCTCGGACACACCGGCGGTCCGCCATATCGCCGAACTGGCGCGGCTCGCGGAGAACAACATGGGCAGCGTGGTCCTGGTGTCCGACACCCCGGTGTGGAGCGGGCTCCAGCGGCTGGGGATGGGACTGATGCTCGATCTGCCCGACGCGGAGGAGATGTACGGAATCCTCAGCGGCTTCCTCACCGACCACCGGGGCCGCTTCCCCATCGAGTGGGACGAGGACGACGCCCGTCGCGCCGCCGAGTTCCTCTCGGGCGCCACCGAGTCCGAGTGCGTCAACCTCATGGCCACCGTCGCGGCGAAGGGCTCCGTGAAGAAGGAGGACGTACTCGCCCTGGCCCAGGCGAAGGACCGGATCTTCAGCGACATCACCGGGCTCGAACGCATCCACCTCAAGGACGCCGACTACCAGGTCGGCGGGCTGACCAGCCTCCGGACCTGGCTGCGGCGGCGGAACCAGCTGATCCACTCCGATCTGCGCCATTCCCATCTGCGCCCGCCACGCGGGGTACTGCTGGTGGGGGTGCCCGGCTGCGGCAAGTCGTTGTCGGCCAAGGCGGTCGCGCAGGAGTGGCAGCTCCCCCTCTACCGGCTGGACATGGCGAGCATCCACGGAAAGTACTGGGGCGAGTCCGAGGGCAATATGCGGGCCGCGCTGGAGACCGCCGACCGGGTGGCGCCGTGTGTGCTGTGGATCGACGAGATCGAGAAGGGACTGGCCGGTGGCGCCGGAGAGGTGACAGGGGTGGGCCAGCGGGTCATCGGCCACTTCCTGTTCTGGCTCCAGGAGTCGCAGTCGCGGTCGTTCGTCGTGGCGACCGCCAACGATGTGCGCAGTCTGCCGCCCGAGCTGCTGCGCAAAGGCCGCTTCGACGAGCTGTTCTTCGTGGACCTGCCCGACCCCGAGGACCGCAAGGAGATCATCACGCTGTACTTCGGCCGCTATCTGGGCAAGGACCCGGAGCCCGCCGAACTGGACCGGCTGGTCGATCTGTCCGAGGGCTTCGCCGGTTCCGACATCGAATCCGCCCTGCACGACGTCGGCGCCGAGGCGCTGCTGGACGGCGGCGTGGAGAACCTGAGGCCGTCCTTCGTACAGGACACCTTCGCCAACACGGTTCCGATGATCAGGGTCAACCCGGAGCGGATCGAGGAGATCCGCGCCTGGGGCCGGGAGCGCGCGGTACCCGCCGGACGCTCGTCCCTCTCCTCGGCCCCGGGAGCCACGACCCCGGGCCGCCGCATCCTTCTGATGGGTGACTGA
- a CDS encoding MerR family transcriptional regulator — MLEATEADGLTVGQVSTRLDVTVRALHHWDEIGLARPSLRTAAGYRLYTAGDLERLHRIVVYREIGLGLDRIRAVLDDPATDVPGALRAQRSQIADRIERLQRLGAGLDRMIDAHEGGPLLTVEQQAEVFGSRWNPDWTAQARQQYGDTAQWLQFAERSAARGVEEWRAVADAVDGLDRALGDAMDRGVAPGSPEAGRLVERHREVFASYFPLTRRMQVCLGRRYEADPAFAAHYDGIRAGLAAWFRRIVDADARAHGIDPDTATWQ, encoded by the coding sequence ATGCTCGAAGCCACCGAAGCCGATGGCCTGACCGTCGGCCAGGTCTCGACGCGTCTGGACGTGACGGTCCGCGCGCTGCACCACTGGGACGAGATCGGTCTGGCACGACCGTCGCTGCGCACAGCCGCCGGATACCGGCTCTACACCGCCGGTGATCTGGAACGGCTGCACCGCATCGTCGTCTACCGCGAGATCGGTCTCGGTCTGGACCGGATCCGGGCCGTCCTGGACGATCCGGCCACGGACGTGCCCGGCGCGCTGCGCGCGCAGCGTTCCCAGATCGCCGACCGGATCGAGCGACTCCAGCGGCTCGGCGCCGGACTGGACCGGATGATCGACGCCCACGAGGGCGGTCCGCTGCTGACCGTCGAACAGCAGGCCGAGGTCTTCGGCTCCCGGTGGAACCCGGACTGGACCGCCCAGGCCAGGCAGCAATACGGAGACACGGCGCAATGGCTCCAGTTCGCCGAACGCTCGGCCGCTCGCGGCGTTGAGGAATGGCGAGCCGTCGCCGACGCCGTGGACGGCCTCGACCGTGCCCTCGGGGACGCGATGGACAGGGGTGTCGCACCTGGCAGCCCGGAAGCGGGCCGACTCGTCGAGCGGCACCGCGAGGTGTTCGCCTCGTACTTTCCCCTCACCAGGCGGATGCAGGTCTGCCTGGGCCGCAGATACGAGGCCGATCCCGCGTTCGCCGCCCACTACGACGGTATCCGCGCCGGGCTCGCCGCGTGGTTCCGCCGGATCGTCGACGCTGACGCGCGCGCCCACGGCATCGACCCCGACACCGCGACCTGGCAGTAG
- a CDS encoding phage baseplate protein gives MNNTSQFNRRNFLSWSGVAALTVAGVGSGAGAAFASSGAGAGPATGANAVGLPPSKLIRVEGNTGPAYFREETLREGTVIQSIGFDNVNRRLYYAQVIQGGRKLPGESAPVAGDVRDLRGDLAITEWTLGADAADGSGTGSVTGYMYLRGFGHGVSFGVEPSGSSTYLWTEVDAVQDIDDMTSRGKRLCRFKFASSATPLDATNASLQKFTPVPGSSNNTASVDPLNNRLVVRYDAGGMRYRVYDLPKARAGDFSTPLVEVAEPAIPVDVNRYGKPSFQGYAVAGSYLYMLRGNAYGKKQDHDGNAATPEIVISPPGEGNTFLASVDLNTGQLVKSFHSKAGYTLPFREPEGLAIQIPKMADPGVYRLCMGFASGVQSGQRKASVYYKDSLIQP, from the coding sequence ATGAACAACACCTCTCAGTTCAACCGACGCAACTTCCTCAGCTGGAGCGGCGTCGCCGCACTGACCGTCGCCGGGGTCGGCTCGGGTGCCGGCGCCGCGTTCGCGAGCTCGGGCGCGGGCGCGGGCCCAGCCACAGGAGCGAACGCCGTAGGTCTGCCACCTTCAAAGCTGATCAGGGTCGAGGGCAACACCGGTCCCGCCTACTTCCGCGAGGAGACCTTGCGTGAAGGGACCGTGATCCAGTCCATAGGCTTCGACAACGTCAACCGCCGCCTCTACTACGCCCAGGTCATCCAGGGCGGCCGCAAGCTCCCCGGCGAGTCGGCGCCCGTCGCCGGTGACGTCCGTGACCTGCGCGGCGACCTGGCGATCACCGAGTGGACCCTCGGCGCCGACGCGGCGGACGGCAGCGGCACCGGCAGCGTGACGGGCTACATGTACCTGCGCGGCTTCGGGCACGGGGTGAGCTTCGGCGTCGAGCCGTCCGGCAGCAGCACCTACCTGTGGACCGAGGTCGACGCCGTCCAGGACATCGATGACATGACCAGCCGTGGCAAGCGGCTGTGCCGCTTCAAGTTCGCGAGTTCCGCGACACCCCTGGACGCCACCAACGCCTCGCTCCAGAAGTTCACCCCCGTTCCCGGCAGCTCCAACAACACCGCGAGTGTCGACCCGCTCAACAACCGCCTGGTCGTCCGCTACGACGCCGGCGGCATGCGCTACCGCGTCTACGATCTGCCCAAGGCCCGTGCCGGAGACTTCAGCACCCCGCTGGTGGAGGTCGCCGAACCCGCCATCCCGGTCGACGTCAACCGCTACGGCAAGCCGTCGTTCCAGGGGTACGCGGTGGCCGGCAGCTACCTGTACATGCTGCGCGGCAACGCCTACGGCAAGAAGCAGGACCACGACGGCAACGCCGCGACACCGGAGATCGTCATCTCGCCCCCGGGTGAGGGCAACACCTTCCTCGCCTCGGTCGATCTGAACACCGGGCAACTCGTCAAGTCCTTCCACTCCAAGGCCGGCTACACCCTGCCCTTCCGCGAGCCCGAGGGCCTCGCCATCCAGATCCCCAAGATGGCCGACCCCGGTGTGTACCGCCTCTGCATGGGCTTCGCCTCCGGGGTGCAGAGCGGTCAGCGCAAGGCGTCCGTCTACTACAAGGACTCGCTCATCCAGCCCTGA